Part of the Ziziphus jujuba cultivar Dongzao chromosome 8, ASM3175591v1 genome is shown below.
AAACTAATTGCAAAATCTTCATCAACGTGCCATGTCATGATATCAATGAATTTTTAACTAGATCATAATTTGCAggcctaataaaatatgtatatgaatCCTGACACCTTCacataaacattaaaatataaacaaaaatgaaagcaaTCCAAGTTTGACTTAGTTTTTGGATTTTAGAACCTAGTAATCCAATTGTCAATGCAATGGGATGTTGAAGCCATCAAAAGATAACATATCTTTTTCTTATCAGCCAAACTTCATTAGCCAcccgaccaaaaaaaaaaaaaaggaaaaaaaaagaaaaaagaaaaaacttacaaaaatatcaaatccaaTCTCATCATCAAAACATAACATATGGAATGAACCCATCCAGTGGTAATCCATGTATGTAACAAATAAatccatatacatacatacatacatacatacatatacattcATACACACATGTACACATacataaaacaaaaccaaagaGAAAGCAATGGAAATGGTACCTTTTGAATCTGTTCAGTGGTGATGTTAGTAAGAGGAACAGGAACAGAAGGTGCACCACCATTCAACATTTGTGATGACTGCTGCATCTCCCCTAAAAATGggtaaaagaagaagagaaaaacaaaaggccaataaaaataaataaaaagtttttttataatGTAGAAAATATTAACGAACAAAATGCAAAAGATCTCAACCCTAGTTTTCCAAAACCCAGAAACACGAATCTGTCAATGGTGATAGTAACAGTCCTTGTGTATATACCCTTTCTAATCTCTGTTTATGATAGTAAGATATATgacactgtatatatatatatatatatggggtgaGCAAGGAAAAAGCAATAATTCCACGGCAAGCTTTTACAATGTCCAAGGAAAAAGACTGAAACGACTTCGTTTGGGGTAATTGATTTAGGCACAGGGAAAAGCGGTGCGTTTTAAACTTGTAGTAAACAGTGTCGTTTAAGACGAGGGCTATATACATCGAAAGGggaagaggaggaagaagaagaagaagaagaagaaggaagatggGTTACGTTCTGAGGGTGAGAGCTGCGTCATTCTTTGCAGGGGCAGCAACGGCGTCGTTTCTGGGGCTTTACATCCTTCACCATGATTACAAGGTTGCCCATGAAGCTATTTCCCAACAGGTACTGCCTCTgctttttttcatcttttcttttgttatttattcTTTGCTCTATTCTCTCTTCCCAATTTCTgggctcaattttttttttttttttttttttttaagttctctTCTTTGTTTTTGCATTTGGGTATTCATCAACT
Proteins encoded:
- the LOC107414967 gene encoding uncharacterized protein LOC107414967, which translates into the protein MGYVLRVRAASFFAGAATASFLGLYILHHDYKVAHEAISQQMKGLHESLDKRISALERLKQNEDPQPAAATE